A single Candidatus Binataceae bacterium DNA region contains:
- a CDS encoding IscS subfamily cysteine desulfurase, whose translation MLKLPIYMDNHATTPVDPRVLDAMLPYFREKFGNAASRNHSFGWEAEEAVDKARNQIAALVNAKSKEIIFTSGATESDNEAIKGVVEFYKDKGNHIITCVTEHKAVLDSCRALERAGKATVTYLAVDKYGMVDPDAVRNALTDKTVLISIMYANNEIGTIHPIREIGRIAKERGVIFHCDAVQAIGKIAVDVERDGIDLLAMSGHKLYGPKGVGALYVRSKGPRVRLTPIIDGGGHERGMRSGTLNVPGIAGFGAACEIARAEMQEEAARLRSLRDKLQAGLFERLDEIYLNGHPTERLPGNLNVSFAYVEGESLLMGISDVAVSSGSACTSATLEPSYVIRALGINEELAHSSIRFGVGRFNTEEEVDFVTEQVSREVKRLREMSPLYEMAREGIDLKSVNWRA comes from the coding sequence ATGTTGAAGTTGCCGATCTACATGGACAATCACGCGACGACGCCGGTCGATCCGCGGGTGCTGGACGCGATGCTGCCGTACTTCAGGGAGAAGTTCGGCAATGCCGCGAGCCGCAATCACAGCTTCGGCTGGGAGGCCGAGGAAGCGGTCGACAAGGCGCGCAATCAGATTGCCGCGCTGGTCAATGCCAAATCCAAGGAAATCATCTTCACCAGCGGAGCGACCGAGTCCGACAACGAAGCGATCAAGGGGGTTGTCGAGTTCTACAAGGACAAGGGCAACCACATTATCACCTGCGTCACCGAGCACAAGGCGGTGCTCGACAGCTGCCGCGCGCTGGAACGCGCGGGCAAGGCGACGGTGACCTACCTTGCCGTGGACAAGTACGGGATGGTCGATCCGGACGCCGTGCGTAACGCGCTCACCGACAAGACCGTGCTGATCTCGATTATGTACGCGAACAACGAGATCGGAACGATCCATCCGATCCGCGAAATCGGCCGGATCGCTAAAGAGCGCGGCGTGATTTTCCACTGCGACGCGGTACAGGCGATCGGCAAGATTGCGGTCGACGTCGAGCGCGACGGTATCGACCTGCTCGCGATGTCGGGGCATAAGCTTTACGGGCCCAAGGGCGTGGGCGCGCTCTATGTGCGCTCCAAGGGGCCGCGCGTGCGCCTGACCCCGATTATCGATGGCGGCGGCCACGAGCGCGGGATGCGCTCGGGCACGCTCAACGTGCCGGGAATCGCGGGCTTCGGCGCGGCGTGCGAGATCGCGCGAGCGGAGATGCAGGAGGAGGCGGCGCGGCTGCGCTCGCTGCGCGACAAGCTGCAGGCCGGGCTCTTCGAGCGCCTCGACGAGATCTATCTGAACGGTCATCCGACCGAGCGCCTGCCCGGCAATCTCAACGTCAGCTTCGCCTACGTCGAGGGCGAGTCGCTACTGATGGGAATCAGCGACGTCGCGGTGAGCTCCGGTTCGGCCTGCACCTCGGCCACGCTGGAGCCGTCCTACGTGATTCGCGCGCTCGGCATCAACGAGGAACTGGCGCACAGTTCGATCCGTTTCGGGGTGGGGCGCTTCAACACCGAGGAAGAGGTGGACTTCGTGACCGAGCAGGTCTCGCGCGAGGTCAAGCGGCTGCGCGAGATGTCGCCGCTGTACGAGATGGCGCGCGAGGGAATCGATCTCAAGTCCGTCAACTGGCGGGCGTAA